GACGAGCACCGCAGCACGGTCTCGCCGTACTTGGTGAAACAGCCATGAGCGGCACGCAGGCCGGCCACGTCGCCCGCATCCCGTCGTCCACCAAGTTACGCCGGCTGGGCCCACTCAATTGGCTGCTGGCCAAAGGCGCCGCCCGCAAACTGCAGGCACCGGAGATGCATCTGTTCACCACGCTCGGTCAGCGCCAAGGGCTGTTCTGGGCCTGGTCGCTGTACGGTGGCCGGCTGCTGCGTGGCCGGTTGCCGCGGGTGGATACCGAATTGGTGATCCTGCGCGTCGCGCATTTGCGGTCGAGCGAATACGAGTTACAGCACCATCGGAAGATGGGACGCCGATTCGGTTTGGACGCTCACATGCAGGCGACGATTTTCGCTTGGCCTGACGCTCCGGACGGCGACGGGCCCCGGGTGATATTGAGCGCCCGGCAACAGGCGCTGCTGAACGCGACGGATGAGCTGATCAAGAACCGATCCATCAGCGAGGACACTTGGCGACAACTCGCGATGCACCTCGACCGGTACCGGCTCATCGAATTCTGCTTGCTCGCAACGCAATACGATGGGCTGGCCGCGACGATATCCGCGTTGAACATCGAGTTGGACAACCCGAGATAGTGCCTCAGGCGTAGACGTCGGCCAGCACCGCCAGCGTCAAAAGTACCGGCAGTATCGGCAAGTCGAAAGCGAACGCCGCCCACAGGTATTTGCGGCGCCGGCGTAACACGAAACCCCAGATCGCGCCGAAAACTCCCAGCAGCACCGACCCCAGCAACACCAGCGGACCCCAGTGGCCCGCCGTCGCGTTGTCGCCGACGAGTGAAATGGCAACCAGCCACAGCACATAACCGGTAGCCGCGCCCGCCAGGGCACCGAGAATGGTCTCGCCGCGAATCATCAGCGCTCAGAAGTTGATCATGTGGCCGGTCAGGCCGTGGAAGCACTCCTGCAGCGCCTCGGACATGGTCGGGTGGGTGTGCACGTTGCGGGCCAGCTCGGTGGCGGTCAGGTCCCACTTCTGCGCCAGGGTGAGCTCGGGCAGCAGCTCGGATACGTCGTGGCCGACCAGGTGACCGCCAATCAGCTCACCGTATTTGGCGTCGGCGATCAGCTTGACGAAACCGCTGGGGTCGCCCACACCATGCGCCTTGGCGTTGGCGGTGAACGGGAACTTGGCCACCACCACGTCGTAGCCTTCCTCGCGGGCCTGCTCCTCGGTCAGCCCGAAGCTGGCGACGTTCGGCTGGCAGAACGTCGCCCGCGGCAGCATCCGGTAGTCGCCGAGCGCCAAAGTCTCTGCACCGGCAATGGTTTCGGCTGCGACCACGCCTTGCGCTTCCGCGACGTGGGCCAACTGGAGCTTGCCGGTGACGTCGCCGATCGCGTAGATGTGGTCGACGTTGGTGCGCATGTAGTCGGTGATCCCGATGGCCTTGCGGTCGGTCAGCGCGACGCCGGCCTTGTCCAATCCGTAGCCGTCGACATTGGGCGCAAAACCTATGGCCTGCAACACCTTTCCGGCCTTGAGCTCCTCGGACTTACCGTCCTTGCTAATGGTGACCGTGACCTCGGAACCACCGTCGGTGATGGACTCGACCTTGGTTCCGGTGAGGACCTTGACACCCAATTTCTTGAACTGCTTTTCGATCTCCTTGGACGCGTCGGCGTCCTCGTTGGGCAGCGCGCGCGGCAGGAACTCGACGATGGTCACGTCGACGCCGTAGTTCTTGAGCACATAGCCGAACTCCATGCCGATGGCGCCGGCCCCGGCGATGACGATCGACTGCGGCAGCTCCCGGGACAGGATCAGTTCTTCGTAGGTGACCACGTTCTCCGACAGCGACGTGCCGGGAACCAGCCGGGTGCTGCTGCCGGTGGCGATGATGACGTTGTCGAACGTGACCGTCTCGCTGCCACCGTCATTGAGATCGACGGACAGCGTGTGAGAGTCGGTGAAGCGCCCGTAGCCGTGGATCTCGGTGATCTTGTTTTTCTTCATCAGGAAGTGCACGCCCGCGACGCGGCCCTCGGCCACTTTGCGGCTGCGATCGAAGGCGACCCCGTAGTCGAAGGTCGCCTCGCCGCCGATGCCAAACGTCTTGGCTTCCTTGGTGAAGATGTGCGCGAGTTCGGCGTTGCGCAGCAGCGCCTTGGACGGGATGCAGCCGACGTTGAGGCAGACTCCACCCCAGTACTTCGGTTCGACGACCGCGGTGTTCAGACCGAGCTGCGCGGCGCGAATCGCTGCGACATATCCGCCGGGACCAGCTCCAAGGACAACGACGTCATAGTGAGAAGTCACGAGCCCACACTAGTGTGCGAGGACTTCTCACCGCACGACACCGGACCTACCCTGTTGGGTCAATACGGGATGACGCCGACCAGACAATGAGCCGTCCGCGCGCAGTGGTAATAGCCGTACAGGGGTGCCGCGGCGACGACGGACGCAAACGGTCCGGACATCACCGCGATGGACAGCGCCGAGATGATGGGCCGGCCCTGAACCATCGCCAGCATCACGCCGCCGACGGTGCACGCGACGACGTAGACCAGCGCCATGAAGACCGCCGGCGTCTTATCGATTGTGTGGAACCACCAATAGAACAGGCTCAGCCCGACCTCGGCCGTCGCGGCCCACACGCCGAGGATCACCAGCGCCAATTTCCACCACTTCAGGTACTGGTAGCGACCGGGGACGGTGACGGACTGCACCGGTAGACCGGCCGGCTCGGCATCCGCCTGGGAGGCAACGGCGGGCGCCTCGGCCGCGGCTTCGTTGGCTTCGTTGGCTTCGTTGGCTTCGGATTTGGCCGGCTCCTTCGCGGCGACGGGGATCAGCTGCACGCCGGTGTCGTCGAAGTTCGGCACGAACGGCACCGAATGCTCACCGGTGTCCTCGAAGTCCGGGACGAATCCCTGGGTGCCG
The Mycobacterium sp. 050128 genome window above contains:
- a CDS encoding carboxymuconolactone decarboxylase family protein, producing MSGTQAGHVARIPSSTKLRRLGPLNWLLAKGAARKLQAPEMHLFTTLGQRQGLFWAWSLYGGRLLRGRLPRVDTELVILRVAHLRSSEYELQHHRKMGRRFGLDAHMQATIFAWPDAPDGDGPRVILSARQQALLNATDELIKNRSISEDTWRQLAMHLDRYRLIEFCLLATQYDGLAATISALNIELDNPR
- the lpdA gene encoding dihydrolipoyl dehydrogenase, producing MTSHYDVVVLGAGPGGYVAAIRAAQLGLNTAVVEPKYWGGVCLNVGCIPSKALLRNAELAHIFTKEAKTFGIGGEATFDYGVAFDRSRKVAEGRVAGVHFLMKKNKITEIHGYGRFTDSHTLSVDLNDGGSETVTFDNVIIATGSSTRLVPGTSLSENVVTYEELILSRELPQSIVIAGAGAIGMEFGYVLKNYGVDVTIVEFLPRALPNEDADASKEIEKQFKKLGVKVLTGTKVESITDGGSEVTVTISKDGKSEELKAGKVLQAIGFAPNVDGYGLDKAGVALTDRKAIGITDYMRTNVDHIYAIGDVTGKLQLAHVAEAQGVVAAETIAGAETLALGDYRMLPRATFCQPNVASFGLTEEQAREEGYDVVVAKFPFTANAKAHGVGDPSGFVKLIADAKYGELIGGHLVGHDVSELLPELTLAQKWDLTATELARNVHTHPTMSEALQECFHGLTGHMINF